One part of the Paraburkholderia flagellata genome encodes these proteins:
- a CDS encoding PTS sugar transporter subunit IIA, translating into MAGILIIAHAPLATALRECIAHIYGGCPARIGALDVLPDSDPAEVVAKAHSEIERLREDNGALVLTDMFGATPSNIAARLATVPEVRVLAGVNLPMLVRAVCYRATPLDTLVEKALAGASKGVQTIGPTVPSVAATASECGCPPTPCTEGAADATKHTASQAAGESASQPAAAALGAACTGGVAAGVFRPAGTT; encoded by the coding sequence ATGGCAGGGATTCTGATCATTGCGCACGCACCGCTCGCTACCGCGCTACGCGAGTGCATCGCGCATATCTATGGCGGTTGTCCGGCGCGTATCGGCGCGCTCGACGTGCTCCCCGACAGCGACCCGGCTGAAGTGGTCGCCAAGGCACATTCGGAGATCGAGCGCTTGCGCGAGGACAACGGCGCGCTCGTGTTGACCGACATGTTCGGGGCCACGCCTTCGAACATCGCAGCACGCCTCGCCACGGTGCCCGAGGTGCGCGTGCTGGCCGGCGTGAATCTGCCGATGCTGGTGCGTGCCGTGTGCTACCGCGCGACGCCGCTCGACACGCTCGTCGAAAAGGCGCTCGCCGGCGCGAGCAAGGGCGTCCAGACCATCGGGCCGACCGTGCCGTCCGTTGCGGCCACGGCGAGCGAATGCGGCTGCCCGCCCACGCCCTGCACCGAAGGCGCTGCTGACGCGACGAAGCACACCGCAAGTCAGGCCGCAGGCGAGAGCGCCAGTCAGCCGGCCGCCGCAGCGCTGGGCGCGGCTTGCACAGGCGGTGTCGCGGCGGGCGTATTCAGGCCGGCTGGCACCACCTGA
- a CDS encoding HPr family phosphocarrier protein, with protein MLQQETTIVNKLGLHARASAKLTQLAGNYQAEIWMSRNGRRINAKSIMGVMMLAAGIGSTVMIETEGPDEADAMSALLKLIADKFGEGQ; from the coding sequence ATGCTGCAACAAGAAACGACCATCGTGAACAAACTCGGCCTGCACGCGCGGGCATCGGCGAAGCTGACGCAGCTCGCAGGCAACTATCAGGCGGAAATCTGGATGAGCCGCAACGGCCGCCGCATCAACGCCAAGAGCATCATGGGGGTCATGATGCTGGCGGCAGGCATCGGCAGCACGGTGATGATCGAAACCGAAGGCCCAGACGAGGCTGACGCCATGAGCGCGCTGCTCAAGTTGATCGCCGACAAGTTTGGTGAAGGCCAGTAA
- the ptsP gene encoding phosphoenolpyruvate--protein phosphotransferase → MPFTLHGIPVSRGIAIGRAYLIAPAALDVDHYIIEPAQIEDEIERFRAALQAVEKELDALRADLAADAPSEMGAFIGVHLMILNDVMLVQETIDLIRTRRFNVEWALTEQLERLSRHFDDVEDEYLRERKADIEQVVERVLKSLAGAMPPSLHGGCDEMIVVAHDIAPADMLQFKGQTFQGFVTDLGGRTSHTAIVARSLGIPAAVGMQQASALIRQDDLIIVDGDHGVVIVDPAPIVLEEYTYRQSEMALERRKLQRLKFSPTQTLCGAKIQLYANIELPDDAQAALDSGATGVGLFRTEFLFMNHKNQLPEEDEQFAAYRRAVELMNGLPVTIRTIDVGADKPLDSMSSGDGYETAANPALGLRAIRWSLSEPQMFLTQLRAILRASAFGSVKILIPMLAHAQQIDQTLDLIREAKRQLDDAGYAYDPNIQVGAMIEIPAAVLALPMFLRRLDFLSIGTNDLIQYALAIDRADNAVADLYDPLHPAVLQLIAHTLREAKRAGVPVSVCGEMAGDPAFTRLLLGMGLTEFSMHPSQLLVVKQEILRSQLKTLEKPVSEVLAAYEPEELQVALQRVMQA, encoded by the coding sequence GTGCCGTTCACGCTGCATGGAATTCCCGTATCACGCGGTATAGCCATCGGGCGAGCGTATCTGATCGCCCCGGCTGCGCTCGACGTCGACCACTACATCATCGAGCCCGCGCAGATCGAAGACGAAATCGAGCGCTTTCGCGCGGCGCTTCAGGCCGTGGAGAAGGAACTCGACGCGCTGCGCGCCGACCTCGCCGCCGACGCCCCTTCCGAAATGGGCGCGTTCATCGGCGTTCACCTCATGATCCTGAACGACGTGATGCTCGTGCAGGAGACCATCGACCTCATCCGCACGCGCCGATTCAATGTGGAGTGGGCGCTTACCGAACAGCTGGAACGCCTCTCGCGCCACTTCGACGACGTGGAGGACGAATACCTGCGCGAGCGCAAGGCCGATATCGAACAGGTCGTGGAGCGCGTGCTGAAGTCGCTCGCGGGCGCCATGCCCCCCTCGCTGCACGGCGGCTGCGACGAGATGATCGTCGTCGCGCACGACATCGCGCCGGCCGACATGTTGCAGTTCAAGGGGCAAACCTTCCAGGGCTTCGTCACCGATCTGGGCGGGCGCACCTCGCACACGGCCATCGTGGCGCGCAGTCTGGGCATTCCGGCGGCCGTGGGCATGCAGCAGGCGAGTGCGCTGATCCGACAGGACGATCTCATCATCGTCGACGGCGACCATGGCGTCGTGATCGTCGATCCCGCGCCGATCGTGCTGGAGGAGTACACCTACCGGCAAAGCGAGATGGCGCTCGAGCGGCGCAAGCTCCAGCGCCTGAAGTTCTCGCCCACGCAAACGCTGTGCGGCGCGAAGATCCAGCTCTACGCGAACATTGAGCTGCCCGACGACGCGCAGGCCGCGCTCGACTCGGGTGCGACGGGCGTGGGTCTCTTCCGCACCGAGTTCCTGTTCATGAACCACAAGAACCAGTTGCCGGAGGAGGACGAGCAGTTCGCCGCCTACCGTCGCGCGGTCGAGCTCATGAACGGCCTGCCCGTGACGATCCGCACGATCGACGTGGGTGCGGACAAGCCGCTCGACTCGATGAGCAGCGGCGACGGCTACGAAACGGCCGCGAACCCCGCGCTCGGCCTGCGCGCGATCCGCTGGAGCCTCTCCGAGCCGCAGATGTTCCTCACGCAACTGCGCGCGATCCTGCGCGCCTCGGCGTTCGGTTCGGTCAAGATCCTGATTCCGATGCTCGCGCACGCGCAGCAGATCGACCAGACGCTCGACCTGATCCGCGAGGCGAAGCGCCAGCTCGACGACGCCGGTTACGCCTACGATCCCAACATCCAGGTCGGCGCGATGATCGAGATTCCGGCGGCGGTGCTCGCGCTGCCGATGTTCCTGCGGCGTCTGGACTTCCTCTCGATCGGCACCAACGACCTGATTCAGTACGCGCTCGCCATCGATCGGGCCGACAACGCGGTGGCCGACCTGTACGACCCGCTGCATCCGGCCGTGCTGCAGCTGATCGCACATACGCTGCGCGAGGCGAAGCGCGCGGGCGTGCCGGTTTCGGTGTGCGGGGAAATGGCGGGCGATCCGGCGTTCACGCGCTTGCTGCTCGGCATGGGGCTCACCGAGTTTTCGATGCATCCGAGCCAGTTGCTCGTGGTGAAGCAGGAGATCCTCCGCTCGCAGCTCAAGACGCTGGAAAAACCGGTGTCGGAAGTGCTGGCCGCTTACGAGCCCGAGGAGTTGCAGGTGGCGCTGCAACGTGTGATGCAGGCCTGA
- a CDS encoding HesA/MoeB/ThiF family protein — MNDDQLLRYSRHILVDEIGIEAQQRFLDAHAIVVGAGGLGSPAAMYLAASGVGTLTLVDNDTVDLTNLQRQIMHETASVGRAKVESGRDAIARLNPEVKVNALQTRIDDAWLDAHVPGATVVLDCTDNFATRHAINRACVKHGVPLVSGAALRFDGQISTFDFRDDASPCYACVFPEDQPFEEVACSTMGVFAPTVGIIGAMQAAEALRVIGGIGAPLVGRLMMLDSLRMEWNTMRVARQPDCPVCGERHRHA, encoded by the coding sequence ATGAACGACGACCAACTCCTTCGCTATTCCCGCCATATCCTCGTCGACGAGATCGGCATCGAGGCGCAGCAGCGCTTTCTGGACGCGCACGCGATCGTCGTGGGCGCAGGAGGGCTCGGGTCGCCGGCGGCGATGTATCTCGCGGCCTCTGGCGTGGGCACGCTCACGCTCGTCGACAACGACACCGTCGACCTCACGAACCTGCAGCGGCAGATCATGCACGAGACGGCGTCGGTGGGCCGCGCGAAGGTCGAGTCGGGCCGCGACGCCATCGCGCGCCTGAATCCCGAGGTGAAGGTGAACGCGCTGCAAACGCGCATCGACGATGCGTGGCTCGATGCGCACGTGCCGGGCGCAACAGTCGTGCTCGACTGCACCGACAATTTCGCCACGCGCCACGCCATCAACCGCGCGTGCGTGAAGCACGGCGTGCCGCTCGTCTCGGGCGCGGCGCTGCGTTTTGACGGGCAGATCAGCACGTTCGACTTCCGCGACGACGCTTCGCCCTGCTACGCCTGCGTGTTTCCCGAAGATCAACCCTTCGAGGAAGTGGCGTGCTCGACGATGGGAGTGTTCGCGCCCACGGTGGGCATCATCGGCGCGATGCAGGCGGCCGAGGCGTTGCGCGTGATTGGCGGCATCGGCGCGCCGCTCGTCGGACGGCTCATGATGCTCGACTCGCTGCGCATGGAGTGGAACACGATGCGCGTGGCGCGGCAGCCGGATTGCCCGGTGTGCGGCGAGCGGCACCGGCACGCTTGA
- a CDS encoding S41 family peptidase, translating into MRKNLKNIGLIAAGLATGVFATLQISAEAQQTTQTVVEPLPLDQLRLFAEVFGQIKHEYVVPVDDKKLLTAAIKGMVSSLDPHSSYLDKTDYQELQEQTKGRFAGLGIEISSEDGLIKVISPIEDTPAYRAGIRPGDLITRINDKPVRGMTLDQAVKQMRGDPGTKVTLTIFRKTDDRTFPLTITRAIIKVQSVKSKILQPGYAYIRITSFQERTVPDLAQKLQDIARQEPNLKGIILDLRNNGGGLLQSAVGVAGAFLPPDSVVVSTNGQIPDSKQVYRDTYENYRLPSFDGDPLKGEAAEFKTVPMIVLTNAYSASASEIVAGALQDSKRALIVGKTTFGKGSVQTVRPMTADTALRLTTAYYYTPSGRSIQNKGIRPDIAVDQYSDGDPDDALVTREVDYQNHLANTQDPDEKKEQDVREQERMDMLRQLEEQNDKKTPEQRQKDRERKPVEFGSTDDFMLQQALNKLQGKPVTESKSPMERRLAQQKPPTSASAPIAVKPGALIMAPAPGSAAAPASAPAK; encoded by the coding sequence ATGCGAAAGAACCTGAAAAACATCGGCCTGATCGCCGCTGGCCTCGCAACCGGCGTATTTGCCACCCTGCAGATTTCCGCCGAGGCGCAGCAAACCACGCAGACGGTCGTCGAACCGCTGCCGCTCGACCAGCTGAGGCTCTTTGCCGAAGTGTTCGGTCAAATCAAGCATGAGTATGTCGTGCCGGTGGACGACAAGAAGCTCCTCACCGCCGCCATCAAGGGCATGGTGTCGAGCCTCGACCCGCACTCGTCGTATCTCGACAAGACCGATTACCAGGAGCTCCAGGAACAGACCAAGGGTCGTTTCGCGGGCCTCGGCATCGAAATCTCGTCGGAAGACGGGTTGATCAAGGTCATCTCGCCGATCGAAGACACACCCGCGTACCGCGCCGGCATTCGTCCGGGCGACCTCATCACGCGCATCAACGACAAGCCGGTGCGCGGCATGACGCTCGACCAGGCCGTCAAGCAGATGCGCGGCGACCCGGGCACCAAGGTCACACTCACGATCTTCCGCAAGACCGACGACCGCACCTTCCCGCTCACCATCACGCGCGCCATCATCAAGGTGCAGAGCGTGAAGTCGAAGATCCTGCAACCGGGCTACGCGTATATCCGCATCACGAGCTTCCAGGAGCGCACGGTCCCCGACCTCGCCCAGAAGCTGCAGGACATCGCGCGCCAGGAACCTAACCTCAAGGGCATCATCCTCGACCTGCGCAACAACGGCGGCGGCCTGCTGCAAAGCGCCGTGGGCGTGGCGGGCGCGTTCCTGCCGCCGGACTCGGTCGTCGTCTCGACGAACGGCCAGATCCCGGACTCGAAGCAGGTCTACCGCGACACCTACGAGAACTACCGCCTGCCGTCGTTCGACGGCGACCCGCTCAAGGGCGAAGCGGCCGAGTTCAAGACCGTGCCGATGATCGTGCTGACCAACGCCTATTCGGCGTCGGCTTCGGAAATCGTCGCGGGCGCGCTGCAGGACTCCAAGCGTGCGCTGATCGTCGGCAAGACGACGTTCGGCAAGGGCTCGGTGCAGACCGTGCGCCCGATGACGGCCGACACGGCGCTGCGCCTGACCACGGCGTACTACTACACGCCGAGCGGCCGCTCGATCCAGAACAAGGGCATCCGTCCTGACATCGCGGTCGACCAGTATTCCGACGGCGATCCGGATGACGCACTCGTCACGCGCGAAGTGGACTACCAGAACCACCTCGCCAATACGCAGGATCCGGACGAGAAGAAGGAGCAGGATGTGCGCGAGCAGGAGCGCATGGACATGCTGCGCCAGCTCGAGGAGCAGAACGACAAGAAGACGCCGGAGCAGCGCCAGAAGGATCGCGAGCGCAAGCCGGTCGAATTCGGCTCCACCGACGACTTCATGCTCCAGCAGGCGCTGAACAAGCTCCAGGGCAAGCCGGTGACCGAGTCGAAGTCGCCGATGGAGCGCCGCCTCGCACAGCAGAAGCCGCCGACCTCGGCTTCCGCGCCGATCGCCGTGAAGCCGGGCGCGCTCATCATGGCGCCGGCTCCGGGCTCTGCTGCCGCGCCGGCTTCGGCTCCGGCCAAGTAA
- the gpmA gene encoding 2,3-diphosphoglycerate-dependent phosphoglycerate mutase, protein MYKLVLIRHGESTWNKENRFTGWVDVDLTEQGNREAQQAGQLLKESGYTFDIAYTSVLKRAIRTLWHVQDQMDQMYLPVVHSWRLNERHYGALSGLNKAETAAKFGDEQVLVWRRSYDTPPPALEPTDSRTAYNDPRYAKVPREELPLTECLKDTVARVMPIWNESIAPAIKAGKKVVIAAHGNSIRALVKYLDNISDDDIVGLNIPNGVPLVYELDENLKPIKNYYLGDAEAIAQAQAAVANQGKKAG, encoded by the coding sequence ATGTACAAACTCGTACTCATCCGCCACGGCGAATCGACGTGGAACAAGGAAAACCGCTTCACCGGCTGGGTGGACGTCGACCTCACCGAGCAGGGCAACCGCGAAGCGCAGCAGGCAGGCCAGCTGCTCAAGGAGTCCGGCTACACGTTCGACATCGCCTACACCTCGGTGCTCAAGCGCGCGATCCGCACGCTCTGGCACGTGCAGGACCAGATGGACCAGATGTATCTGCCCGTGGTCCACTCGTGGCGCCTGAACGAGCGTCACTACGGCGCGCTTTCGGGCCTGAACAAGGCCGAAACCGCCGCCAAGTTCGGCGACGAGCAGGTTCTGGTCTGGCGTCGCAGCTACGACACGCCGCCGCCCGCGCTCGAGCCGACCGACTCGCGCACGGCATACAACGACCCGCGCTACGCCAAGGTGCCGCGCGAGGAGCTGCCGCTCACCGAGTGCCTGAAGGACACGGTCGCGCGCGTGATGCCGATCTGGAACGAGTCGATCGCACCGGCCATCAAGGCGGGCAAGAAGGTGGTGATCGCCGCGCACGGCAACTCGATCCGCGCGCTCGTGAAGTACCTCGACAACATTTCGGATGACGACATCGTCGGCCTGAACATCCCGAACGGCGTGCCGCTCGTCTATGAACTGGACGAGAACCTCAAGCCCATCAAGAACTACTATCTGGGCGACGCCGAAGCCATCGCGCAAGCGCAGGCCGCTGTTGCGAACCAGGGCAAGAAGGCGGGCTAA